From the genome of Apodemus sylvaticus chromosome 3, mApoSyl1.1, whole genome shotgun sequence, one region includes:
- the Slc2a7 gene encoding solute carrier family 2, facilitated glucose transporter member 7 isoform X1, which yields MENRETGTPPPSPHIKAGLQPTLVLTTLSAAFGSAFQYGYNISVINTPHKVGASGGWCPVFQVLKSFYNDTYLERHGTSMDENTLLLLWSCTVSMFPLGGLLGSLVVGLMVDKWGRKGTLLINNVFAITSAILMGISKVARAFELIILSRVLVGICAGIAYSTLPMYLGELAPQNLRGALGTMTEVFVIIGVLLAQIFSLQPILGNATGWPILLALTGVPALIQLLSLPFFPESPRYTLIEKGDEETARQALRRLRGHNYNVEAEIEEMRTEERTEQAEGRLSVLNLFTFRPLRWQLISIVVLMAGQQLSGINAVNYYADIIYTSAGVDPTQSQYVTLGSGVINLVMTLVSAMIVERLGRRILLLSGYGICGSACLVLTVALLLQSKVPELSYLSIGCVFSYIVGHSIGPSPVPSVVRTEIVLQSSRTAAFTVDGAVHWLTNFIVGLAFPSIQVAIGAYSFVIFAAICLLTAAYIYVVIPETKGRTFVEINCVFAKRNGVEFPEEKEVTTAKPHTPSLPVKETFF from the exons ATGGAAAACAGGGAGACAGGGACACCTCCGCCCTCACCACACATAAAAGCG GGCCTCCAGCCCACACTGGTCCTGACTACCCTAAGTGCGGCCTTCGGTTCAGCCTTCCAGTATGGCTACAACATCTCCGTGATCAACACACCTCACAAGGTGGGCGCAAG CGGCGGATGGTGTCCTGTCTTTCAGGTCTTGAAGTCATTTTACAATGACACGTACTTGGAGCGACACGGAACGTCCATGGATGAGAACACCCTGCTCCTCCTGTGGTCGTGCACAGTCTCCATGTTCCCTCTGGGAGGGTTGTTGGGGTCCTTGGTGGTTGGCCTGATGGTCGATAAGTGGGGCAG AAAGGGAACGCTGTTGATCAACAACGTCTTCGCGATCACCTCTGCCATCCTGATGGGAATCAGCAAAGTGGCCCGGGCTTTTGAGCTGATCATCCTGTCTCGAGTGCTGGTGGGAATCTGTGCAG GCATCGCCTACAGTACTCTTCCCATGTACCTGGGAGAACTGGCTCCCCAGAACCTCAGGGGTGCATTGGGGACAATGACTGAGGTATTCGTCATCATTGGAGTCCTCTTGGCCCAGATCTTCAGCCTGCAGCCCATCCTGGGCAACGCCACAG GCTGGCCAATCCTCTTGGCTCTCACAGGCGTCCCTGCACTGATTCagctcctctctctgcccttcttccCTGAGAGCCCCCGCTACACTCTGATTGAGAAAGGAGACGAGGAGACGGCCAGACAAG CTTTAAGGAGGCTGCGAGGTCACAACTACAATGTGGAGGCTGAGATAGAAGAAATGCGCACAGAGGAGCGCACCGAGCAAGCCGAGGGCCGCCTGTCTGTGCTCAACCTCTTCACCTTCCGGCCCCTGCGCTGGCAGCTGATCTCTATCGTCGTGCTCATGGCGGGCCAGCAGCTGTCCGGGATTAACGCG GTCAACTACTATGCAGACATCATCTACACCTCGGCTGGTGTAGACCCCACCCAGTCCCAGTATGTGACCCTGGGCTCTGGTGTCATCAACTTGGTGATGACTCTCGTCTCG GCCATGATCGTAGAGCGTCTGGGGCGGCGGATTCTCCTGCTGTCTGGCTATGGCATCTGCGGCTCTGCCTGCCTGGTACTGACCGTGGCACTCCTCCTCCAG AGCAAGGTCCCTGAGCTGTCTTACCTCAGCATCGGCTGTGTCTTCTCTTACATCGTGGGACATTCCATAGGGCCCA GTCCTGTCCCCTCGGTGGTGAGGACAGAGATTGTCCTGCAGTCCTCTCGGACGGCCGCTTTCACAGTGGACGGGGCTGTGCACTGGCTCACTAACTTCATCGTGGGCTTGGCATTTCCATCCATCCAG GTGGCCATCGGGGCCTACAGTTTTGTCATCTTTGCTGCCATCTGTCTCCTCACGGCTGCTTACATCTACGTGGTAATCCCTGAGACCAAGGGCAGGACATTTGTGGAGATAAACTGTGTTTTTGCCAAGAGAAATGGAGTGGAGTttccagaagagaaagaa
- the Slc2a7 gene encoding solute carrier family 2, facilitated glucose transporter member 7 isoform X2, with protein sequence MENRETGTPPPSPHIKAGLQPTLVLTTLSAAFGSAFQYGYNISVINTPHKVLKSFYNDTYLERHGTSMDENTLLLLWSCTVSMFPLGGLLGSLVVGLMVDKWGRKGTLLINNVFAITSAILMGISKVARAFELIILSRVLVGICAGIAYSTLPMYLGELAPQNLRGALGTMTEVFVIIGVLLAQIFSLQPILGNATGWPILLALTGVPALIQLLSLPFFPESPRYTLIEKGDEETARQALRRLRGHNYNVEAEIEEMRTEERTEQAEGRLSVLNLFTFRPLRWQLISIVVLMAGQQLSGINAVNYYADIIYTSAGVDPTQSQYVTLGSGVINLVMTLVSAMIVERLGRRILLLSGYGICGSACLVLTVALLLQSKVPELSYLSIGCVFSYIVGHSIGPSPVPSVVRTEIVLQSSRTAAFTVDGAVHWLTNFIVGLAFPSIQVAIGAYSFVIFAAICLLTAAYIYVVIPETKGRTFVEINCVFAKRNGVEFPEEKEVTTAKPHTPSLPVKETFF encoded by the exons ATGGAAAACAGGGAGACAGGGACACCTCCGCCCTCACCACACATAAAAGCG GGCCTCCAGCCCACACTGGTCCTGACTACCCTAAGTGCGGCCTTCGGTTCAGCCTTCCAGTATGGCTACAACATCTCCGTGATCAACACACCTCACAAG GTCTTGAAGTCATTTTACAATGACACGTACTTGGAGCGACACGGAACGTCCATGGATGAGAACACCCTGCTCCTCCTGTGGTCGTGCACAGTCTCCATGTTCCCTCTGGGAGGGTTGTTGGGGTCCTTGGTGGTTGGCCTGATGGTCGATAAGTGGGGCAG AAAGGGAACGCTGTTGATCAACAACGTCTTCGCGATCACCTCTGCCATCCTGATGGGAATCAGCAAAGTGGCCCGGGCTTTTGAGCTGATCATCCTGTCTCGAGTGCTGGTGGGAATCTGTGCAG GCATCGCCTACAGTACTCTTCCCATGTACCTGGGAGAACTGGCTCCCCAGAACCTCAGGGGTGCATTGGGGACAATGACTGAGGTATTCGTCATCATTGGAGTCCTCTTGGCCCAGATCTTCAGCCTGCAGCCCATCCTGGGCAACGCCACAG GCTGGCCAATCCTCTTGGCTCTCACAGGCGTCCCTGCACTGATTCagctcctctctctgcccttcttccCTGAGAGCCCCCGCTACACTCTGATTGAGAAAGGAGACGAGGAGACGGCCAGACAAG CTTTAAGGAGGCTGCGAGGTCACAACTACAATGTGGAGGCTGAGATAGAAGAAATGCGCACAGAGGAGCGCACCGAGCAAGCCGAGGGCCGCCTGTCTGTGCTCAACCTCTTCACCTTCCGGCCCCTGCGCTGGCAGCTGATCTCTATCGTCGTGCTCATGGCGGGCCAGCAGCTGTCCGGGATTAACGCG GTCAACTACTATGCAGACATCATCTACACCTCGGCTGGTGTAGACCCCACCCAGTCCCAGTATGTGACCCTGGGCTCTGGTGTCATCAACTTGGTGATGACTCTCGTCTCG GCCATGATCGTAGAGCGTCTGGGGCGGCGGATTCTCCTGCTGTCTGGCTATGGCATCTGCGGCTCTGCCTGCCTGGTACTGACCGTGGCACTCCTCCTCCAG AGCAAGGTCCCTGAGCTGTCTTACCTCAGCATCGGCTGTGTCTTCTCTTACATCGTGGGACATTCCATAGGGCCCA GTCCTGTCCCCTCGGTGGTGAGGACAGAGATTGTCCTGCAGTCCTCTCGGACGGCCGCTTTCACAGTGGACGGGGCTGTGCACTGGCTCACTAACTTCATCGTGGGCTTGGCATTTCCATCCATCCAG GTGGCCATCGGGGCCTACAGTTTTGTCATCTTTGCTGCCATCTGTCTCCTCACGGCTGCTTACATCTACGTGGTAATCCCTGAGACCAAGGGCAGGACATTTGTGGAGATAAACTGTGTTTTTGCCAAGAGAAATGGAGTGGAGTttccagaagagaaagaa